In one window of Hevea brasiliensis isolate MT/VB/25A 57/8 chromosome 10, ASM3005281v1, whole genome shotgun sequence DNA:
- the LOC110664023 gene encoding protein RBL: protein MNASIIDPLQGDFPEVIEEYLEHGVMKCIAFNRRGTLLAAGCSDGSCIIWDFETRGIAKELRDKDCAAAITSICWSKYGHRILVSAADKSLTLWDVVNGEKISRTVLQQTPLLARLHPGSSAPSLCLACPLSSAPMIVDLNTGSTTMLPVAVPEMGNGLVPQSRSKSSDGTPPFTPTAACFNKYGDLVYVGNSKGEIFIIEHKSIQVHAMVSIPGGAVIKNIVFSRNGQYLLTNSNDRTIRIYENLLPLKDGLSALEEMNRTIDEQDGVEKMKTVGSKCLALFREFQDSITKMHWKAPCFSGDGEWVIGGSASKGEHKIYIWDRAGHLVKILEGPKEALIDLAWHPVHPIVVSVSLTGLVYIWAKDYTENWSAFAPDFKELEENEEYVEREDEFDLMPETEKVKESDANDDEEVDIVTVEKDAFSDSDMSQEELCFLPADPCPDVPEQQDKCVGSSSKLDSNHSGSPPSEGAGQNGLAVNHASSPLEEDTGGTRMKRKRKPSEKGLELQAEKVRKPMKPLKSSGRLSKIKNKFVVDLDISNGVYGDDVSDE from the exons ATGAACGCTTCGATAATCG ATCCACTGCAAGGAGATTTTCCAGAGGTTATAGAGGAGTATTTGGAGCATGGGGTCATGAAATGTATCGCCTTTAATCGTCGTGGCACTCTTCTAGCCG CTGGATGCTCTGATGGAAGTTGCATTATCTGGGATTTCGAAACTAGAGGAATTGCCAAGGAGCTTCGGGATAAGGACTGTGCTGCTGCAATAACAAGCATCTGCTGGTCAAAGTATGGTCATCGAATCCTTGTTTCTGCTGCTGATAAATCATTAACACTTTGGGATGTTGTAAATGGAGAGAAGATTTCACGCACTGTTCTGCAGCAGACACCACTGCTGGCTCGCCTGCATCCAGGTTCCTCTGCTCCATCTCTTTGTTTGGCATGCCCACTCTCATCTGCTCCAATGATTGTTGACTTAAACACAGGAAGCACCACTATGCTTCCAGTTGCAGTGCCTGAAATGGGCAATGGACTTGTCCCTCAATCACGCAGCAAATCTTCAGATGGAACTCCCCCTTTCACTCCAACTGCTGCATGCTTCAACAAGTATGGAGATCTAGTGTATGTGGGAAATTCGAAAGGGGAAATATTTATAATAGAACACAAAAGCATTCAAGTGCATGCCATGGTTTCCATTCCAGGTGGTGCTGTGATAAAGAACATAGTATTCAGCAGAAATGGACAGTATCTGCTTACGAATTCTAATGATCGGACTATCAGAATATATGAAAATCTTCTTCCTCTGAAAGATGGCCTTTCTGCTCTGGAGGAGATGAACAGGACCATTGATGAGCAAGATGGTGTTGAGAAGATGAAAACTGTTGGATCAAAGTGCTTAGCATTATTCCGAGAATTTCAAGATTCTATCACCAAAATGCACTGGAAGGCACCTTGTTTTAGTGGTGATGGTGAGTGGGTAATTGGTGGTTCTGCAAGCAAAGGAGAGCACAAAATCTACATATGGGATAGGGCTGGACATCTTGTAAAAATCCTTGAAGGTCCAAAGGAAGCATTGATTGATTTAGCATGGCATCCTGTTCATCCCATTGTAGTCTCTGTTTCCTTGACAGGCTTGGTGTATATTTGGGCTAAGGATTATACTGAGAACTGGAGTGCATTTGCACCAGACTTCAAAGAGCTAGAGGAAAATGAAGAGTATGTGGAGCGAGAAGATGAATTTGATTTGATGCCTGAAACTGAAAAG GTGAAGGAATCAGATGCTAATGACGATGAAGAAGTTGACATTGTGACGGTGGAGAAAGATGCCTTCAGTGATTCTGATATGTCACAGGAAGAACTATGCTTCTTGCCGGCTGATCCTTGTCCTGATGTTCCTGAGCAACAGGACAAGTGCGTTGGAAGTTCTTCCAAGTTGGACAGTAATCATTCTGGATCCCCTCCTTCTGAAGGAGCTGGACAAAATGGGCTTGCTGTGAACCATGCATCAAGTCCACTTGAAG AGGACACAGGAGGTACCCGAATGAAGAGGAAACGGAAACCTTCAGAAAAGGGGTTAGAGTTGCAGGCCGAGAAGGTCAGGAAGCCCATGAAACCATTGAAGTCTTCTGGTAGAttgtcaaaaataaaaaataaatttgttgTTGACCTAGATATTAGTAATGGTGTGTATGGGGATGATGTTTCTGACGAGTAG